In the Leishmania donovani BPK282A1 complete genome, chromosome 29 genome, one interval contains:
- a CDS encoding protein transport protein Sec24A, putative codes for MMYSAGAMYAEIYRNQAAAAAAKPREEPAPPQNLHHTFEDPNQFHTAPALGYGQQPPVPPSSHPPQQQGAPAGCPPMGGSGPYGQQPAQPSFVSSYSQANPYGNVYAASPPQQGYSSYAPLPPPQHQQQQYNAPPQFPQQQYGNYAQPPAAYGHQPQMHQSSPPLQPYGMPGYPQQLNPDFIRVTQVQLRKSSNKPGALYDHPSVPRMMPQDIEEDLQQRMPAPVHITPTHRLCIRPTMGTFPQTQQLADSLGLPLGINFRPFAEPRLNEVDLSDKGNAMIRCKACGAYINPFTTFTEANDGSRWQCILCKHINVTPRAYFSHVDPQTGQLEDIMSRPELLNCSVDFYATPEFLKRPPRRPVFLLMLDCSFSAVASGLLEAMCRGALTALDSMKDDDALYMGIMGYDSTVYFFNLRSSLRAPRMMASPDTVKDIANVNDDFKLEKVELPCPTGDLVVSVKESYHLLRMALESIPNVFAPTKEVGCAFGPSLAAAVTMLDANGGKILASITSIPSEGDGKLKHRFDAAKLSNQPKEYTMCAAANDWYKQRALACSNSAISVDLFVGANKDVDLTTIAPLSRFTSGSIHRATAVTMSGLADQVQRSLLRFTAFDCTLRVRTSKGLIVPNFYGHCHVRVPDLLVLPIADEDSSYSIEFKMGPNYAAKFAYVQFAVVYTTRSRERRIRVHTVQIPVSSTIGPVINSINSLGMSCFLSKMCVDMAVNGPFSQAQEKITEKLTTAWKAALKQMAAQGVRPGAGELLIPESMRFIPQLLCGFFRCAATGLATVRPLPPDERVASMSSVMSCPIEAMVPWYVTWTYVVYAPEEDVDQLPASIFSSEQCVHREGVYLINVGAVIVLWFGKHVHPTICQLFGVDPGEMTPEKAEKQEQLSVSPEQLAALRQRVEDLIWTHRQINRSVFTAVMEPCAQGNATYEPMMKRGMGEDNTRNLIAYGSYLRKVWDAVSVGK; via the coding sequence ATGATGTACTCCGCCGGTGCTATGTACGCGGAGATCTACCGAAAtcaggcggccgccgcggccgccaagCCGAGGGAGGAGCCGGCCCCTCCCCAAAACCTCCACCACACCTTTGAGGACCCCAATCAGTTTCACACGGCCCCCGCCCTGGGGTACGGCCAACAACCACCGGTACCACCATCCTCGCatccaccgcagcagcaaggtGCGCCTGCGGGCTGCCCCCCTATGGGGGGCAGCGGTCCCTACGGccagcagccggcgcagccgtcgTTTGTGTCCTCGTACAGCCAGGCAAATCCGTATGGGAACGTCtacgccgcgtcgccgccgcagcagggctACTCCTCGTACGcacctcttccccctccgcagcatcaacagcagcagtacaACGCGCCGCCTCAGTTTCCGCAGCAACAGTATGGCAACTATGCCCAGCCGCCTGCGGCGTATGGCCATCAGCCACAGATGCATcagtcgtcgccgccgctgcagccgtaCGGCATGCCCGGCtacccgcagcagctgaaccCGGACTTTATTCGCGTGACtcaggtgcagctgcgcaagagcagcaacaaaCCCGGGGCCCTCTACGACCACCCGAGCGTGCCGCGTATGATGCCGCAGGACATCGAAGAGGAccttcagcagcgcatgcCTGCGCCGGTGCACATCACGCCAACCCACCGCCTCTGCATTCGACCAACGATGGGCACTTTCccgcagacgcagcagctcgcggaCTCCCTCGGCCTCCCACTCGGCATCAATTTTCGTCCCTTTGCCGAGCCACGGCTGAACGAGGTGGACCTGTCGGACAAGGGCAACGCCATGATCCGCTGCAAGGCCTGCGGCGCCTACATCAACCCCTTCACCACCTTCACCGAAGCCAACGACGGCTCGCGGTGGCAGTGCATCTTGTGCAAGCACATAAACGTGACGCCGCGCGCCTACTTCAGCCACGTCGACCCGCAGACTGGCCAGCTTGAGGACATCATGAGCCGCCCGGAGCTGCTAAACTGCAGTGTCGACTTCTACGCGACGCCGGAGTTCCTGAAGcgtccgccgcgccggcccGTCTTCCTGCTGATGCTGGACTGCTCTTTCTCTGCTGTGGCCTCGGGCCTGTTGGAGGCGATGTGCCGCGGGGCCCTGACGGCTCTGGACTCCATGAAGGATGACGACGCGCTGTACATGGGCATCATGGGCTACGACAGCACTGTTTACTTCTTCAACTTGCGCTCCTCcctgcgcgcgccgcgcatGATGGCGTCCCCGGACACGGTCAAGGATATCGCCAACGTGAACGACGACTTCAAGCTCGAGAAGGTCGAGCTCCCGTGCCCGACGGGCGACTTGGTGGTGTCTGTGAAGGAGTCGTatcacctcctccgcatGGCGCTCGAGTCCATTCCAAACGTGTTTGCTCCCACAAAGGAGGTCGGCTGCGCGTTCGGCCCCtccttggcggcggctgtgacTATGCTGGATGCGAACGGCGGCAAAATTCTTGCCAGCATCACGAGCATCCCATCGGAGGGGGATGGCAAGCTGAAGCACCGCTTCGATGCGGCGAAGCTGTCGAATCAGCCGAAGGAGTACACGATGTGTGCGGCGGCCAACGACTGGTACAAACAACGCGCACTGGCGTGCTCAAACAGTGCCATCTCGGTCGACCTCTTCGTCGGTGCAAACAAGGACGTGGACTTGACGACGATCGCCCCGCTCTCGCGCTTCACCTCCGGCTCTATCCATCGCGCAACGGCCGTGACCATGAGCGGCCTGGCGGATCAGGTGCAGCGGTCCTTGCTGCGCTTCACCGCCTTCGACTGCACGCTGCGGGTGCGCACGTCAAAGGGGCTCATTGTGCCGAACTTCTATGGCCACTGCCACGTGCGGGTGCCAGatctgctggtgctgcccaTTGCCGACGAGGACTCTTCTTACTCGATCGAATTCAAGATGGGCCCCAACTACGCCGCCAAGTTCGCATACGTGCAGTTTGCTGTCGTCTACACGACGCGCTCGCGGGAGCGCCGCATTCGCGTGCACACGGTCCAGATCCCGGTGTCTTCCACCATTGGACCGGTCATCAACTCGATCAACTCCCTCGGCATGTCGTGCTTTCTCTCGAAGATGTGCGTCGACATGGCCGTCAACGGACCCTTCTCGCAGGCGCAGGAAAAGATAACCGAGAAGCTGACCACCGCGTGGAAGGCGGCCCTGAAACAAATGGCGGCTCAGGGAGTGCGGCCGGGTGCTGGTGAGCTGCTCATCCCGGAGAGCATGCGTTTCATTCCGCAACTGCTTTGTGGCTTCTTCCGGTGCGCGGCGACTGGCCTCGCGACGGtgcgcccgctgccgccggacGAGCGCGTTGCTTCCATGTCCTCGGTGATGTCGTGCCCCATCGAGGCGATGGTGCCATGGTATGTGACGTGGACCTACGTTGTGTACGCGCCGGAGGAGGACGTCGACCAGCTGCCGGCCTCCATCTTTTCATCCGAGCAGTGCGTGCACCGCGAGGGCGTCTACCTCATCAACGTCGGTGCCGTCATCGTCTTGTGGTTCGGCAAGCACGTTCACCCGACCATCTGCCAGCTGTTCGGGGTGGACCCCGGCGAGATGACACCggaaaaggcggagaagcaggagcagctCAGCGTGTCGCCAGAGCAACTGGCGGCTCTGCGGCAACGTGTCGAAGACCTCATCTGGACGCATCGCCAAATCAACCGTAGTGTCTTTACCGCCGTCATGGAGCCGTGCGCGCAAGGAAACGCCACGTACGAGCCGATGATGAAGCGCGGCATGGGGGAGGACAACACGCGCAACCTAATCGCCTACGGGTCCTACCTGCGCAAGGTGTGGGACGCTGTGAGCGTCGGCAAGTAG
- a CDS encoding thymine-7-hydroxylase, putative translates to MPLPVIDIAPLYNDNKADLLRVAHAIDEACRTWGFFYITGHQIPKDRSEQLTKMANKFFALPQEEKLRINIEKTSNHRGYGTCAAEQLDPSKPGDWKETFDMGFHLPLDHPSVVAGKPLRGPNNHPTWIEGWTELMEQHYSDMQRLALLLLRALALALDIDEDFFVSKFHEPLSVFRMIRYPALPEEKGRVVCGAHTDYGIVTLLYQDKVGGLQVQNLQGEWMDAPSLEGSYVVNIGDMMAMWSNGRYKSTPHRVLNQGVERISMPFFCEPNPETTISCLPNCFDEANPSKFPDVKAADWLLKRFQQTYAYRADDLKSQ, encoded by the coding sequence ATGCCCCTGCCAGTGATCGATATTGCGCCGCTGTACAATGACAACAAGGCGGACTTGTTGCGCGTCGCACACGCGATCGACGAGGCATGCCGCACGTGGGGCTTCTTCTACATCACCGGACACCAAATTCCGAAGGACCGCAGCGAACAGCTGACGAAGATGGCAAACAAGTTCTTTGCTCTACcgcaggaggagaagctgcggATCAACATTGAGAAGACCTCGAACCACCGCGGCTACGGCACGTGTGCTGCAGAGCAGCTCGACCCCAGCAAGCCTGGTGACTGGAAAGAGACCTTCGACATGGGCTTCCACCTGCCTCTGGACCACCCCTCTGTTGTTGCCGGCAAGCCGCTGCGCGGCCCGAACAACCACCCCACGTGGATCGAGGGCTGGACGGAGCTGATGGAGCAGCACTACAGCGATATGCAGCGCCtagctctgctgctgctgcgtgcgctggcaCTCGCACTCGACATTGACGAGGACTTTTTCGTGTCTAAGTTTCACGAGCCGCTGAGCGTGTTCCGCATGATCCGCTACCCCGCACTGCCGGAAGAGAAGGGCCGTGTGGTGTGCGGTGCGCACACGGACTACGGCATCGTGACGCTGCTGTACCAAGACAAGGTCGGGGGCCTGCAGGTGCAGAACCTGCAGGGCGAGTGGATGGACGCGCCATCACTTGAGGGTAGCTACGTTGTGAACATCGGCGACATGATGGCGATGTGGAGCAACGGGCGGTACAAGAGCACGCCGCACCGTGTGCTAAACCAAGGCGTGGAGCGCATCTCGATGCCGTTCTTCTGCGAGCCGAACCCCGAGACAACGATTTCCTGCCTGCCGAACTGTTTCGACGAGGCGAACCCCTCGAAGTTTCCGGACGTGAAGGCCGCCGACTGGCTGCTGAAGCGCTTTCAACAGACGTATGCCTACCGCGCGGACGACCTGAAGTCGCAATAG